Sequence from the Actinocatenispora sera genome:
AATCGGAGTCAGCATGTTCGAGCGCACGCTGCGAGACGGCGCCAGCCTCCGGCCGCTGGAGCCGTGGCATGCCGAGGAGTTCGCCGCCCACCTGGACCGGGCCCGGGAACACATCCGACCGTGGGTCGGCCCCGGGTTCGTCACCGACGACCTCGACGGCGCCCGCGGCACGCTGCGCGGCTACGCCGAGCGGCAGGCCGCCGACGGCGCCCGCCTGTTCGGCATCTGGCTCGACGCCACCCTCGTCGGTGGCGTGATGTTCACCGCGTTCGACGCCGCTCTGGGCTGCTGCGAGATCGGCTGCTGGCTGGAGCCGGGTGCCGAGGGGCGCGGCCTGGTCACCCCCGCCTGCGCCGTGCTGCTCGACTGGGCGCTGGGCACCCGGGGGCTGCACCGCGCCGAGTGGCGCTGCCGTGCCGACAACGAGCGCAGCGCCGCGGTCGCCCGTCGCCTCGGCATGACGCTGGAGGGGGTGCGCCGGGAGTTCTGGCCCTACGCGGGCACCCGGTACGACAAGCAGGTCTGGGCGATCCTCGCGCCGGACTGGACCGCGCGCGCGGTACAGCCGCCGCGGGGAGATGCCCGGCGGCCCAGCCGGTCGGTGGCTCCGACCGCGACCGAGCCGTTCGAGTACCAGAGGAGGGTGTGCTGATGGCCGAGGCAGGCGAGAACACGGCGAACGAACACGACGACGTGGCGGATCCCTACGGGCCGCGCCGGGACCGGGCCCTGGCCGCGGCGCTCGACGCCGGCTTCGCCGGCCTGATCGCGACGCCCGGGCCGGACCTCGCGTACCTGACCGGCTACACGCCGACGACGGCCAGCGAGCGGTTCACCGCACTGCTGCTGACCCCGGACATCGAACCGACCCTGGTGGTACCCACGCTGGAGCGCCCCGATGCCGAACGCGTCGGCGCCGCACCCCGCTACCGGGGCTGGCGTGACGAGACCGACCCGTACCAGATCGTCGCGGCGCTGCTCGGCCGGGCCGGCCGCTACGCCGTTTCCGACGCCGCCTGGGCGCTGCACCTGCTGGCGCTGCAGGCCACGATCCCGGGAGCCGGCTACACCGCGATGACCGACGCGCTGCCGATGCTGCGGGCGGTCAAGGACGCCGCGGAACGCTCGCGCCTGGCGGCCGCCGGGGCCGCCGCCGACGCCGTCTACGAACGGATCGTCGAGACCGCGTTCGCCGGCAGCCGGGAGCGCGACGTGGCCGCCGCCCTCGACGCGTTGCTGCGCGAGCACGGGCACGAACAGGTCGACTTCACCATCGTCGCGTCCGGCCCGCACTCGGCGAATCCGCACCACCACTCCGGCGACCGGATCATCGAGGCCGGCGACACCGTGGTGCTGGACTTCGGCGGCCTGCGCGACGGGTACGGCTCCGACACCACCCGCACGGTGCACGTCGGCGAACCCGCAGCGCAGGTCCGCGAGGTACACGAACTGGTCCGGACCGCCCAGCAGGCGGCCTTCGAGGCCGTCGCCCCGGGCGTCTCGTGCCAGGACGTCGACGCGGTCGCACGCGACATCATCACCGCGGCCGGCCACGGCGAACACTTCATCCACCGGACCGGCCACGGGATCGGTTTGACCACGCACGAACCGCCGTACATCGTCGCGGGGGAGAAGCAGGCGCTGACGCCCGGGATGTGCTTCTCGCTCGAACCCGGCGTCTACCTGCCGGGACGGTTCGGCGTCCGGATCGAGGACATCGTCGCCGTGACCGACACCGGCGCCGTGCGACTCAACAACACCGCGCACCGCCTCCAGCTCGTCGGGTGACGGCAGACCGCGCACCCGCCACGCGTTCAGTCGGACCGGGGCCAGAGATCGTACGGGTCGTCGCCCGGGCGGAAGCCGTGCGCCTCGGCCATCGCGGCCGCCTGCCGGAACCCGTGCGCGACGGCGGTGGGCAGATGCGCGTCGCTGCCGAAGCTCACCGCGTCGCCGCCCTCCTGGTACCACCAGGTCAGAATCGTCGGGTCCAGCGGCAGCCGGGTGTTGATCTCCAGCGCCCGGCCGGACCCGGCGGTGGCCCGCAGCGCGGTGCGGAACTCGTCCTCAAAGGCGCGCGGATCGAACCGGCCGGACGGCCAGGACCGGATCGGGTAGTCGACGTGCGCCAGCACCGCGAACTCGTCGCTGCCGGCCACCAGCCGGACGATCTCGGCCAGGTACGCCCGGACGACATCGGCCGCCGGCCGACGCGGGTAGATGCCCCACGGTTCGGCGTAGCCGGCGCCGTCCGGCAGGCAGTGCAGGGAACCGAGCACCCGGTCGAACCGGCCGGCGCGCAGGATCGCCGCACACTCCGCGGTGTACCAGTGCGGCTCGCCCAGCTCCAGGCCGCTGAGGATGCGCAGCCCCGGGAAGCGTTCGCGGCAGGTCTCGATCGCCGCGAGGTACCCCGCCGGATCGAACGGCGGCGGCGTCAGTAGCCCGTCCGGCCCCGCCAGCGCGGTGAGGTGGTCCTGGACGTATGGACCGTCGACGGCGACCGGCCACGTGGTGTGGTCCAGGTGTTCAGTGAACGCGATCGCGGGCAGCCCGTACTCCACCGCCTGCGCGCAGGAGCGCTCCATCGAACCCAGCGGCGCGTCCCAGGACCACTCGCTGTGCACATGGCCGTCGGCCGGAAGCGCCACGCCGCACACCTCACCTCTCGCGCATCTGCGGACTGCCAGCCACTCGGGTCGCGGTCAGCTGGTCCGAAGCCCGATGGTGCACCAGATCGTCGCACCGAAGTCGTCGGTGCTGATCCGCTCGGTGCGGGTGAAGCCGATCTTGTCCAGCACCCGGAACGACTGCTCGTTCCAGGACCGTACCGTCGCCCAGAGCTGGCGGCGTCCGGTGCCGGCCGCGGCGTCGACCGTGGCGCGGGCGGCTTCGGTCGCGTACCCGTTGCCGTGGTCGGCGCGCAGCAGTTCGTAGGCGATCTCCGGCTCGTCCGCGCTGGCGTGCCCCGCGACCAGCCCGCAGTAGCCGGCGAACCGGTGGGTCGTCAGCCGCATCGGCATCGACGCATAATCCACCCCTCGCAGGGTAGCGGCCGACTCCGGCCCGGCAGGGCGTCACCCCGGCCCGGTACGGCGTCACCCGGCCGGACCGACGTTCGGCGGCGCTGTCAGTCGTGGTGGTCGGGGGCCTCGGTGTTGAGCACCTCGCGGGCCTCGGTGCTGAGCACCTCGCGGGCCTCGGTGCTGAGCACCTCGCGGGCCTGGTTGGCCGCGCGCGTGATGCTCTCGCCGATGAAGTCCATGAACCGGGCGATGTTCTGCAGCCGGATCGCCGCCGGGCCGTCGAACACCTCGACGCCCTGCCGGGCGGCCTCGGCGAACCGGGCATGCCCGCGGGCGCTGGCGATCATCGACCGGTACCAGACGTCGTTGTCGACCACGTAGCGTTCCCGGCGGTGCTCGTCGCGTTCCCGGCCGACCAGCCCCTGGCCTTCCAGGAACGCCACCGCCTTGGACACCGACGCCGGGCTGATCTGCAGGTACCGGGCCAGCTCGGCGGCGGTCATGCTGCCCGTGTCGCTGGTGAACAGGCAGGTCAACACCCGCGCGGTCATCTTCGGCAGGCCCTGCTGCATCAGCAGCGTGGTGAAGTTCTCCCGGTACTCCTGGGTCGCGTCGGTGTCGGCTCCGTCGGCCGGCTGGGTACCGCGGGGGGCGGCCGGGCGGCGCCGGTGCGCGCGGCGTTCCGTCGCGCGGTGGGCGAGATCGGCCCGGTAGCCGGTGGGCCCGCCGTTGCGCAGGACCTCGCGGGTGATCGTCGAGGTGGGCCGGTCGAGCCGGCGGGCGATCTCGGCGTAGGCGAGGCCGTCACCGAGGCCCAGCGCGATCTGTTGGCGTTCCTGCTGGGTGAGCCTGCCTCCGGGCACCACGGCCTCCTCGTGTCCTGCGTCGCCGCGAGCTTAGCGTTCACTTTCCATTCATTGCAACACCGGAGGCGCCTGTTGTTGCATTGAATCACTGTCCTGTTGCAACGAAAACTCGGTGTTGAGCTGCGTATATGTCAGCACAATGCAACAACGCTATTGCTCGCACTGGAAAGGCAACGTAGCGTTTCTGATGTTGGAAACAAGGATCGCAGCTATCCGCGGGAGCACACGATGCAGACGTTCGCCACCACCGCCCCGATCACCACCGTGCTGGACGTCCCGGCCGGACGGATCCAGTTCATCGCCGCTGACCGTGCCGACGCCACCGTCGAGATCCGGCCCGCCGACGCCGGCCGCAAGCGCGACCGCGCGCTCGCCGAGGAGACCACGATCGACTACACCGAGGGCATCCTGCGCATCCAGGCGCCGACCAGGAACCAGTACCTCGGCCCCTCCGGCGCCATCGAGGTCACCGTGCAGCTGCCCACCGGTTCCCGGGTCGAGGCGAAGACCGCCAGCGCCGAGTTTCGCGGCGTGGGCCGGCTCGGCGACATCAGCTACGACAGCAAGCACGGCCCGATCAGGATCGACGAAGCGGCCAGCGCGCAGCTGACCACCCTCGCCGGCGACGTGACCGTCGGCCGCCTCACCGGTGCCGCCCGGATCAGTACCAGTAAGGGCGACATCCGCATCGACGAGGCGACGCGCGGCACGCTGACGCTGCGCACCGAAGCCGGCGACGTGTCCGTGGGTGCCGCGGCGGGCGTGTCCGCTGAGTTCCGGGGCGGCACCCGCTACGGCCGGATCCACGAGGCGCTGCGCAACGACGGCGACATCGCGCTGACCATCCACGCGACCACCTCGTACGGCAACATCACCGCCCGCAGCCGCTGACCCGCCGGGCCGTCGCCCCACACCGGGGCAACGGCACGGATCCCTTCTGTACCAAGGTGAGAGGACCTTTCGATGAGCACCGACGCGAACTACCAGGCCGCCGAGAAGCTGCTGCGCCGGCCGGTGAGCCCCGGCGAACTGGTCGTCGGCAACCAGATCCGTCCACAATGGATCGAGGGCACCGGACGTTTCTGGTACAAGGTGGCCACCGGTACCGGGACCCGGTTCGTTCTGGTCGATCCGGCGGCCGGCACCCGCGAGCCGCTGTTCGACCACGCCCGGCTCGCCGCCGCCCTGGCCGCGGCCGCCGGCCAGCCGGTCGACGCCGAAGCGCTGCCGTTCACCACGATCGTGCTGCGCGCCGACGCCGTCGAGCTCCTCGCCTTCGGCGGCTACTGGCGCTGCGGGCTCGACGACTACCGTTGCGAGCCCGCCGAGTTCACCCCGCCGGCCAACCCGCTGGACGTACCGTCCCCGGACGGCAGCGTCGCGGTGTCGCAGCGCGGGCCGAACCTGTGGGCGGTGGCCGGCGACCGCGAGTGGCCGCTGACCACCGACGGCGAACCGCAATACCAGTACGGCACCAGCCCGGAGAGCCTGGGCAACGGCACCCTGCTGCGCAAGTTCGGCATCCCGTACCTGCCGCCGGCCGTCGCCTGGTCGCCCGACTCGACGAAGGTCCTCACCCACCGCACCGACGAGCGTGACGTGCGGCAGACCGCGCTGATCGAGTCGCGGCCCGCCGACGGCGGCGCGCCGGCACTGCACACCCAGCGGTACGCCTATGCCGGCGACGACGCCGCTCCGCGCGCCGAACTGGTGGTCCTCGACGTCGCCGCCGGCACCGTGGTCCGCGCCCAGGCCGACCCGCTGTTCGCCCCGACGGTCTCGCCGGTGATGGGAAAGTCTGCCTGGTGGTCCGACGACGGATCCGCGGTCTGGTACCTGAGCCAGACCCGCGACCGGCACACCCTGTCGCTGCACCGGCTCGACCCGGCCACCGGCGAGGTCGGCACCGTGCTCACCGAAACCGGCGACACCCGGGTCGAGCCCAACCAGTGGATGTACGAGCCGCCCATCGTGCGGGTGCTCGCCGACGAGGTCCTCTGGTACTCCCAGCGCGACGGCTGGGGCCACCTGTACCGCTACGACGCGCACACCGGTGCGCTGCTCAACCAGGTCACCCGCGGGCAGTGGGCGGTCCGGCAGATCCTGCACGTCGACGAGGCCGCGCGGGTGGTGTACTTCACCGCGGCCGGCCTGGTCGAGGCCGACCCGTACCGGCGCAGCGTGTGCCGGGTCGGCCTGGACGGCTCCGGTTTCGCGCTGGTCACCGACGACGAGTACGACCACGTCGTCACGATGCCGGCCGACCACGCCTGGTTCGTCGACTCCGCATCCACAGTGGACACCGCCCCGGTGACGACCGTACGGGACTGGACCGGCCGGGTCCTGGTCGAGTTGGAACGCGCCGACACCGGCAAGCTCGCGGCGCTGGGCTGGACGCCGCCGGAGCGGTTCCGCGTCAAGGCCGCCGACGGGGTCACCGACATCTACGGCGTGCTGTACCGCCCGCACGGCTTCGATCCGGCCGCCCGGTACCCGGTGGTCGACACCATCTACCCGGGACCGCAGGTCAACCGGGTCGATCCGTGCTTCGACCAGGGTGGGATGGGCCTGGACGCCGAACCGCTCGCCGCGCTCGGCTTCGCCGTGCTCGCGGTCGACGGGCGCGGCACCCCGGGACGTGACAAGGCGTTCCACGACGCCTCGTACGGCCGGCTGGGCGACGCCGGGTCGATCGACGACCACGTCGCCGCGTTGCGCCAGCTCGCCGAGACCAGGCCGTGGCTGGACCTGGACCGGGTCGGCATGCTCGGCCACTCCGGCGGCGGGTACGCCACCGTCCGGGCGATGCTGGACCACCCGGAGGTCTACCGGGTCGGTGCGGCGCTGTCCGGACCGCACGAGCCCCGGTTCTTCAGCCTCGACTTCGTGGAGGCCTACGACGGCGCCGGCAACCCCGACGCCTGGGCCCGCTCGTCCAATGTGGACATTGTGGATCGGTTGGTGGGCAAGCTGCTGCTGGTGCACGGCGAGATGGACGACCGGGTCCATCCGGACCACACGATGCGGCTGGCCGACCGGCTGGTCGCCGCCGGCAAGGACTTCGAGATGCTCATCGTGCCGGGCGCCGAGCACATGTTCATCGACTGCCTCGCCTACGTGCGCACCCGCTGCTGGGACTTCCTGGTCCGCGAACTGATGGGCGCCCAGCCGCCGACCTACCGCCCCGCCCCGATCGTCCTGGACCCCGACCTGCTCAGCGACCTGTTCGCCTGACCCCGGCGAGCCCTCCGTCGTCACCCTCGGCCACGGCGGCACCGAGCCTGCCCGGCTCGGTGTGGCCGGGTCGGGTCAGGGGGTGGCGCCGCGGCGGATCTCGATGTCGGTCGGCGGTGTGGTCGCGGGTTGCTCGCCGGCACAGACACGCACGTCGACGGGCCGGCCGGTACTGGCGTCGACGAACCTGATCGGCGCGCCGGCATCCTGCAGGTGCCGGTCGCCCCACTGCACCAGCGACAGGAACACCGGCAGCAGCTCCTCCCCGGCCTCGGTCAACCGGTACTGGTCGCGGGTGCGTTTGCCCTGCTCGCGGTAGGGGGAGCGAACCACGATTCCGGCTGCTTCGAACTGCTTGAGCGCCCGGGACACCGCCGGGGCCGAACTCTCGGTGCGGTCGACGAAGTCGTCGAAGCGCACGGTGCCGAAGAACAGCTCGCGCAGCACCTGGAAGGCGGTCCGGGTGCTGAGCACCTCCAGCACCCGCGTCATCGAGCAGAGGCCACCGATGCGCCACCGGGTGCGGTCACGAAGCTCGCCCTCGAAATCCATCCGGCTCCCCTGACTGACGCTTGCGTTAGTCAGCCTAGCATGGTCTGATGATCTGACTAACGAACTCGTTAGTCAGACTTTCGGGCTGATCGCCAACCAACGGGGGACACCATGACCGTCGTCGACACACTCACCCAACGCAACGAGCAGTTCTCCCGTACCGGCTTCAGGCCCGGACTGTGGATGCTGCCCACCCTGCGCTCCGTGCTGCTGGGCTGCGTCGACCCGCGGGTCGACCCCGCGCACGTGCTCGGCGTCGACACCGGAGAGCTCGCCGTCATCCGCAACGTCGGCGGCCGCGCCACCCCCGACGCGATCGCCGAGATCGCGCTGCTCGCCCGGCTGACCCGTACCCTGCTCGCCGAGCATGCCCCGGTCGCCGACCTGATCGTCATGCAGCACACCGACTGCGGCATCACCCGCCTGCAGGATCCGCCCGAGCAGCTCGCCGACTACTTCCACGTCGACCCGGCGGCACTGCCGGACAAGCACGTCGCCGACCCGCGCGCCGCGGTCGACGCCGACGTCGCGGCGTTGCGAGCGGTACCGGAGATCGCCACCGCCTTCCGCGTCAGCGGCATCGTCTACGACGTCGAAACCGGGCGTGTCGACCTCGTCACCGCCCAGCCGGCGCCGACGCCCTGACCGTGCCGGCGCCCGGTGCCGCGAACCACCGGTACCGGCGCAGGGGATGCCGCGGCGGCCGGCACGCCTCGGCCACCCACGCGGATCCGGCGGTACGCCTCGGCGCGGGCGCGGCCACC
This genomic interval carries:
- a CDS encoding GNAT family N-acetyltransferase, whose translation is MFERTLRDGASLRPLEPWHAEEFAAHLDRAREHIRPWVGPGFVTDDLDGARGTLRGYAERQAADGARLFGIWLDATLVGGVMFTAFDAALGCCEIGCWLEPGAEGRGLVTPACAVLLDWALGTRGLHRAEWRCRADNERSAAVARRLGMTLEGVRREFWPYAGTRYDKQVWAILAPDWTARAVQPPRGDARRPSRSVAPTATEPFEYQRRVC
- a CDS encoding aminopeptidase P family protein, which produces MAEAGENTANEHDDVADPYGPRRDRALAAALDAGFAGLIATPGPDLAYLTGYTPTTASERFTALLLTPDIEPTLVVPTLERPDAERVGAAPRYRGWRDETDPYQIVAALLGRAGRYAVSDAAWALHLLALQATIPGAGYTAMTDALPMLRAVKDAAERSRLAAAGAAADAVYERIVETAFAGSRERDVAAALDALLREHGHEQVDFTIVASGPHSANPHHHSGDRIIEAGDTVVLDFGGLRDGYGSDTTRTVHVGEPAAQVREVHELVRTAQQAAFEAVAPGVSCQDVDAVARDIITAAGHGEHFIHRTGHGIGLTTHEPPYIVAGEKQALTPGMCFSLEPGVYLPGRFGVRIEDIVAVTDTGAVRLNNTAHRLQLVG
- a CDS encoding PHP domain-containing protein, with the translated sequence MALPADGHVHSEWSWDAPLGSMERSCAQAVEYGLPAIAFTEHLDHTTWPVAVDGPYVQDHLTALAGPDGLLTPPPFDPAGYLAAIETCRERFPGLRILSGLELGEPHWYTAECAAILRAGRFDRVLGSLHCLPDGAGYAEPWGIYPRRPAADVVRAYLAEIVRLVAGSDEFAVLAHVDYPIRSWPSGRFDPRAFEDEFRTALRATAGSGRALEINTRLPLDPTILTWWYQEGGDAVSFGSDAHLPTAVAHGFRQAAAMAEAHGFRPGDDPYDLWPRSD
- a CDS encoding GNAT family N-acetyltransferase, with the protein product MDYASMPMRLTTHRFAGYCGLVAGHASADEPEIAYELLRADHGNGYATEAARATVDAAAGTGRRQLWATVRSWNEQSFRVLDKIGFTRTERISTDDFGATIWCTIGLRTS
- a CDS encoding helix-turn-helix domain-containing protein; the encoded protein is MPGGRLTQQERQQIALGLGDGLAYAEIARRLDRPTSTITREVLRNGGPTGYRADLAHRATERRAHRRRPAAPRGTQPADGADTDATQEYRENFTTLLMQQGLPKMTARVLTCLFTSDTGSMTAAELARYLQISPASVSKAVAFLEGQGLVGRERDEHRRERYVVDNDVWYRSMIASARGHARFAEAARQGVEVFDGPAAIRLQNIARFMDFIGESITRAANQAREVLSTEAREVLSTEAREVLNTEAPDHHD
- a CDS encoding DUF4097 family beta strand repeat-containing protein; the protein is MQTFATTAPITTVLDVPAGRIQFIAADRADATVEIRPADAGRKRDRALAEETTIDYTEGILRIQAPTRNQYLGPSGAIEVTVQLPTGSRVEAKTASAEFRGVGRLGDISYDSKHGPIRIDEAASAQLTTLAGDVTVGRLTGAARISTSKGDIRIDEATRGTLTLRTEAGDVSVGAAAGVSAEFRGGTRYGRIHEALRNDGDIALTIHATTSYGNITARSR
- a CDS encoding S9 family peptidase, translated to MSTDANYQAAEKLLRRPVSPGELVVGNQIRPQWIEGTGRFWYKVATGTGTRFVLVDPAAGTREPLFDHARLAAALAAAAGQPVDAEALPFTTIVLRADAVELLAFGGYWRCGLDDYRCEPAEFTPPANPLDVPSPDGSVAVSQRGPNLWAVAGDREWPLTTDGEPQYQYGTSPESLGNGTLLRKFGIPYLPPAVAWSPDSTKVLTHRTDERDVRQTALIESRPADGGAPALHTQRYAYAGDDAAPRAELVVLDVAAGTVVRAQADPLFAPTVSPVMGKSAWWSDDGSAVWYLSQTRDRHTLSLHRLDPATGEVGTVLTETGDTRVEPNQWMYEPPIVRVLADEVLWYSQRDGWGHLYRYDAHTGALLNQVTRGQWAVRQILHVDEAARVVYFTAAGLVEADPYRRSVCRVGLDGSGFALVTDDEYDHVVTMPADHAWFVDSASTVDTAPVTTVRDWTGRVLVELERADTGKLAALGWTPPERFRVKAADGVTDIYGVLYRPHGFDPAARYPVVDTIYPGPQVNRVDPCFDQGGMGLDAEPLAALGFAVLAVDGRGTPGRDKAFHDASYGRLGDAGSIDDHVAALRQLAETRPWLDLDRVGMLGHSGGGYATVRAMLDHPEVYRVGAALSGPHEPRFFSLDFVEAYDGAGNPDAWARSSNVDIVDRLVGKLLLVHGEMDDRVHPDHTMRLADRLVAAGKDFEMLIVPGAEHMFIDCLAYVRTRCWDFLVRELMGAQPPTYRPAPIVLDPDLLSDLFA
- a CDS encoding winged helix-turn-helix transcriptional regulator, which encodes MDFEGELRDRTRWRIGGLCSMTRVLEVLSTRTAFQVLRELFFGTVRFDDFVDRTESSAPAVSRALKQFEAAGIVVRSPYREQGKRTRDQYRLTEAGEELLPVFLSLVQWGDRHLQDAGAPIRFVDASTGRPVDVRVCAGEQPATTPPTDIEIRRGATP
- a CDS encoding carbonic anhydrase gives rise to the protein MTVVDTLTQRNEQFSRTGFRPGLWMLPTLRSVLLGCVDPRVDPAHVLGVDTGELAVIRNVGGRATPDAIAEIALLARLTRTLLAEHAPVADLIVMQHTDCGITRLQDPPEQLADYFHVDPAALPDKHVADPRAAVDADVAALRAVPEIATAFRVSGIVYDVETGRVDLVTAQPAPTP